From Centropristis striata isolate RG_2023a ecotype Rhode Island chromosome 16, C.striata_1.0, whole genome shotgun sequence, a single genomic window includes:
- the cldn23l gene encoding claudin-23: MMHTPASMVMGIVFAPLGLVLVFTAAITPQWREGQARLSMAGPGSFFLRTGVKGSGLKSGSMEALLLLRSDGLWESCLQVEHSELKQCWPVAGPYQRDPRVRLAQGLVLTSLFLCGTGIVLACIGVRCWTDVPLRGVAATGGLLVVMAGLLSLTALGVYTHNLTSLGMADPNHVINNPRFPPLSLRPAGSLYFGWLGSCLQVVGGGALLFSFKRPRYPTCPSCPKLPVCPAYPSCPEITNKPDTDVYEVSC; the protein is encoded by the coding sequence ATGATGCACACTCCCGCCTCCATGGTGATGGGGATCGTCTTCGCCCCTCTGGGTCTGGTCCTGGTCTTCACTGCTGCCATCACCCCCCAGTGGAGGGAGGGTCAGGCCCGTCTCAGCATGGCGGGGCCCGGCTCCTTCTTTCTCCGGACCGGAGTAAAAGGCTCGGGGCTGAAGTCCGGGTCGATGGAGGCGCTGCTCCTCCTGCGCTCTGACGGACTCTGGGAGAGCTGCCTGCAGGTGGAGCACTCTGAGCTGAAGCAGTGCTGGCCGGTGGCCGGTCCTTATCAGAGGGACCCCCGGGTCCGCCTGGCCCAGGGTCTGGTCCTCACCTCGCTGTTCCTGTGCGGCACCGGCATCGTCCTGGCGTGCATCGGGGTCCGCTGCTGGACGGACGTCCCCCTGAGGGGCGTGGCGGCGACAGGCGGGCTGCTGGTGGTGATGGCCGGGCTGCTCAGCCTCACCGCTCTGGGGGTCTACACCCACAACCTGACCAGCCTGGGCATGGCAGACCCCAACCACGTGATCAACAACCCCAGGTTCCCCCCGCTCAGCCTGCGCCCCGCGGGGTCGCTCTACTTCGGCTGGCTGGGGTCCTGTCTGCAGGTGGTGGGGGGCGGAGCTCTGCTCTTCAGCTTCAAACGACCCAGATACCCCACCTGCCCGTCCTGCCCCAAGCTCCCGGTCTGCCCCGCCTACCCCTCATGTCCAGAGATCACCAACAAGCCGGACACGGACGTCTACGAAGTCAGCTGTTAG